A genomic region of Miscanthus floridulus cultivar M001 chromosome 3, ASM1932011v1, whole genome shotgun sequence contains the following coding sequences:
- the LOC136544154 gene encoding uncharacterized protein — MAKEFNELALDGHNYPTWASDIKINFASRGLLAHINEPVDRVVLDDQKKYGALMLLRFYIHKDLKPEYLMEENPRALWLSLKEPGEQQKELIWPEASHEWNHLHLKDFKSVADYNHVVHNICSKLKLCEKEPTDADKIEKTLSTAEKHDELLMKNHHKRPVGAAPLQEVHNVQNNVKNKKFKGSTSGGPKNKPDKRKFNKKQKPNANNKQKGETKSKNDNKCHRCGTYSHFAKDCRTPKHLVALYQKSLKEAKQSKAGEPRYEAHFYLASEATKEVGCSSKALEEPKNNDAHQVENLPGTDDMVVEFASNDMFGDFA; from the exons ATGGCTAAGGAGTTCAATGAACTTGCCTTAGATGGTCACAATTACCCTACTTGGGCATCGGATATCAAAATTAACTTTGCATCCCGTGGACTTTTGGCACACATAAATGAACCCGTTGATAGGGTAGTGCTAGATGATCAAAAGAAGTATGGGGCTTTAATGTTATTAAGGTTCTATATTCATAAGGATCTCAAACCAGAGTACCTTATGGAAGAGAATCCTCGTGCATTGTGGCTTTCTCTTAAGGAGCCTGGTGAACAACAAAAGGAACTCATATGGCCTGAGGCTAGTCATGAGTGGAACCATTTGCACTTGAAGGACTTTAAGTCCGTTGCTGATTATAATCATGTTGTTCATAACATTTGCTCAAAGTTAAAATTATGTGAGAAAGAGCCAACGGATGCTGATAAGATAGAGAAGACTCTATCTACC GCTGAGAAACATGATGAGCTTCTTATGAAGAATCACCATAAGCGCCCAGTTGGAGCAGCACCTCTTCAAGAGGTGCATAATGTTCAGAATAATGTTAAGAATAAAAAGTTCAAGGGATCTACTTCTGGTGGTCCTAAGAACAAGCCTGATAAGCGCAAATTCAACAAAAAGCAAAAGCCAAATGCTAATAACAAGCAAAAGGGTGAGACTAAGTCCAAGAATGACAATAAATGTCATAGGTGTGGGACCTACTCGCACTTTGCTAAGGATTGCCGTACTCCTAAGCACTTGGTTGCACTTTACCAAAAGTCCTTAAaggaagcaaagcaaagcaaagcgGGAGAACCAAGATATGAAGCGCATTTCTATCTTGCTTCTGAGGCTACAAAGGAAGTGGGTTGTTCAAGCAAGGCTCTTGAGGAACCAAAGAATAACGATGCTCACCAAGTTGAGAATCTTCCAGGAACGGATGACATGGTTGTGGAGTTTGCTTCAAATGACATGTTTGGAGATTTCGCTTAA